Within the Brevibacillus laterosporus LMG 15441 genome, the region TTGTCAGCATGAGGTATGGCGGTCGTTTCCGATTTTTGTTTCTTTAATACCTCAGCTAATGCCTTAGCAGCCGTTGCTGTGTGAAAAGAAGCTTCCCCATTGTAAGCACGGCGAATTAAGTCTAGCATCTCCTTGGAATCAGCATCCTTTAGCATATAACCAACCGCACCTGCTAGAATGCCATCCACAACGTAATCATGGTTATCGAATGTCGTTAATATGAGAACCTTCACTTTCGGTACATGTTTTACAATTTCGCGTGTCGCTTCAATACCTGTACACTTGGGCATTTGTACGTCCATGAGAATGACATCAGGCCTCAGCTCGCAAGCTAGATTGATAATCTCTTCTCCATCCGCCGCTTCTCCAATTACCTCCATATCCTCTTGAACATTAATGACATACCCAAGACCCTGTCTGATCATCTTTTGATCGTCTGCCAGCATGACTCGAATCTTTTGATGTTTATGATCTACCATAGCAGCTATGTGTTCCCTTCTAAAGATGAATGATGGTAAGGAATTGTTGCAGTAATTTCAAAGCCAAATGGTTCCCTCATCTGATATTTCAGCGTTCCGTTTACTTTCGTGATACGTTCTCTCATGCCAGATAAACCAAAACCAGGTTCAACCCCTTCCTGAGAACGATTTTGGCCGTTGTCGTGAATGGATAAAACGATGGAATCAGCTATCTTACTAATTTCAACCCACATGGCGGTGGCATTGGAATGACGCAATGTATTCGTAATCGCTTCTTGTAGAATTCGATAAAAAACAATCGTTACCTCGTTTGTTAAATCGATCTCTTCCTCATTCGTGACAAACGTACAGGACAGGTCCGTATTTTTCTCTGTTTGCGACAAAAGAGCTTGTAATGGCGTTAAGCCAAACGTCCGCTTGTCGACTGCAAGGGTATGAACGGAGCCGCGGATATCCTCCAAGCTTTGCTTCGCTACATCCAACATATTGTTGACCGCCGTCTGTGCATCATTTGGTCCAGACTTCAGCATATAGGTAAGCGCATGTAGCTGCACGATGAGAGAGGTAAGACTGTGACCTAACGAGTCATGAATATCACGCGCGATTCGATTTCGTTCCTCCAACACGGCTACTTGCAATGTATTTACAGTCATTTCCTGCAATTCATTATGTGCATCCTGTAGTTTTGTATGTGCGATTTGCAATTCTTTTAAATGCTGTTGATTTAATTGATACGCTTCATGGTGGGAACGATACCCGCGTGCACCCAGATAACACCCAATAAAGGAAAGTAAAAAAGGAGCAACATGCGTGGTGTAGCTATGAGTGATCCAGATGAGTAATACACAGGTAACCACTCCAAAAAAGGTGGCTAATGGTAACGAATATTTTTTATCGATGCGCAGGCCGATGATAATCCCAAGCAGGATGATCATGCCAAACCCCTCAGGACCCAGATAAATGCCTTTAAATAGGGTAACGCCCCCGACTAGTAAAAGAATGACAGTCATTTTTATGGAGGGCAGTTGAATAGAGGAGGTCCAAAATAAGATCAAATACCCACAGAACAGTAATACGGAAAACACAAATTGTATAGGTGATTCATGATTATAGGAGTTTGGTAGCCATGTCAAAAGAGATAAGGCTAAGAACCAGACCAATAAGAGTCGTTTGCGGAGGGCCTTAGTTATGTTATCAATCAAAGAATAGCCCACCCTTCTTCAAATTTTTCGATCGTTTGTTCATATTCTATTGTAGCACGGGGTGTCATCTATCTCTAGATAGACGAGCCAGTGCTACGGTTTTCCATCCTTCGGTAGATTTGCCTATTTCAACTTGCCGCTACAATGAAACTTGTGACATTTCGTATCGCGAACAATTGATTAACGGCAGGAGGTGGCTTGGATGGAAGAGTTGATTACCATGGCGAAGCTTCTCAAAGAAGCGAGTGCCCTTTTTACATGGATCACACGTGAAGAACTCGAAAGCAAAGATATCACCTGGCAGCAAGTGCTGATTCTGGAGCAAATTGTGCACGACCCGAAAACCATTGGGGAAATCAGCAAGGCTGTTAGTCTTTCGTACAGTACGGTATCTGGATTAATTGATCGCCTAGAACGAGATAACATCGTCATAAGGCTCAAGGATAAAAAGGATAAACGATTGGTTTGGGTTGCGATGTCCCCACGATTCGATCATGCGAATGAATTCGCGGGACGCCAAGCGGAAATGGAGACGTTTGAGCAACAGACGACTCAGATGATTTCATCCCTCCATGTCTTGCAAGAAATGTATACAACCAAAAAAAGAATAACGAGTTAAGACATTGGTGAGGTGAAAAAGAGTGAATATATCTGAAGTGTCGGTCAAACGACCTGTTCTCATTATCATGTTGACCCTGGCAGTCATGATTTTTGGAATCGTTTCTCTGCCGAAATTGGCTATTGATTTGTATCCAGAGCTGAATTTTCCAGTTGCCGTTGTCGTGACATCTGTGGATGGCGCGGCGCCGAGCGAGGTAGAGAAGCTAGTAACGAAACCGATAGAAAGTGCAGTAGGAACTGTTGCTAATTTAAAGGAAGTATCATCTATTTCGATTCAAGGAGCATCACAGGTTATTCTCAGCTTTAATTGGGGGACCGATTTAGATCAAGCTACATTGGAATTGCGGGAGAAGGTTGATCGAGTGCGACAACTGCTCCCATCCTCAGCGAAATCTCCACAGGTTCTGCGGATTGATCCGAATAGCACGCCGATTATGACATTTGCCCTAACAGGCGAGGATGATGTCAATCAATTGAAGAAGATAGCAGAGGACTCCATTCAAAACCGCTTAGAAAGAATTGATGGTGTAGCTGGAGTAAATCTGGTCGGTGGTCAGGATCGCGTGGTGGATGTGGTGCTCGACCCTGCTAAAATTTCGTCGTATGGATTAACCATCGACCAAATTCAGCAGGCGATTGCCAGCAACAACCTGTCCGGTTCAGGTGGTGCCGTACGTGAAGGAGATGGCAAATATAACATTCGAGTTCAGGGTGAGTACGATAGTGTAGCTAAAATCGGACTAACACCTATTCGCATGGGAAATGGCTCCCTTCGCCTGCAAGATATTGCTACCATCAACGATACTACGGCGAAAATCAATCAGTTCAGTTACGTTAATGGGAAACCAAGCTTAGGCATTACCATTACAAAGGCATCTGGTGGAAATACCATTCAGGTAGCGGATGCTGTAAGTCAGGAATTGAAAGAGATTAAGAAGACCTTACCTTCCCAGTTACAACTAACAACTACGCTGGATTCGTCCACGTTTATTAAAGATTCAATCTACACCACAGCAGAGCATGCCTTGTTCGGTGGATTGTTTGGGATTATTATTTTGTTCTTCTTCTTAGGTAGCTTCCAATCAATGATTGTTGCGATCATCGTGCTACCCATCTCGATCATCTCCACCTTTTTGCTGATGTATGCGACCGGCCAAACGATCAATCTGATTTCCCTATCAGGGCTGACACTCGGACTGGGTTCACTGGTTGACTTCGCGGTCGTAATGCTGGAGAACATTTTCCGACAAAGGGAAAAAGGGAAAGGCATGGTAGAAGCTGCGTTAGATGGTTCCAAGGAAGTGGGTACTGCTGTAATGGC harbors:
- a CDS encoding response regulator transcription factor — encoded protein: MVDHKHQKIRVMLADDQKMIRQGLGYVINVQEDMEVIGEAADGEEIINLACELRPDVILMDVQMPKCTGIEATREIVKHVPKVKVLILTTFDNHDYVVDGILAGAVGYMLKDADSKEMLDLIRRAYNGEASFHTATAAKALAEVLKKQKSETTAIPHADKPQEAFSQENHLVLLDELTEREQDVLQQLAFGFRNDQIAQNLFISEGTVKSHVHRILQKLNVDDRTQAVVLALRHKLVK
- a CDS encoding sensor histidine kinase, yielding MIDNITKALRKRLLLVWFLALSLLTWLPNSYNHESPIQFVFSVLLFCGYLILFWTSSIQLPSIKMTVILLLVGGVTLFKGIYLGPEGFGMIILLGIIIGLRIDKKYSLPLATFFGVVTCVLLIWITHSYTTHVAPFLLSFIGCYLGARGYRSHHEAYQLNQQHLKELQIAHTKLQDAHNELQEMTVNTLQVAVLEERNRIARDIHDSLGHSLTSLIVQLHALTYMLKSGPNDAQTAVNNMLDVAKQSLEDIRGSVHTLAVDKRTFGLTPLQALLSQTEKNTDLSCTFVTNEEEIDLTNEVTIVFYRILQEAITNTLRHSNATAMWVEISKIADSIVLSIHDNGQNRSQEGVEPGFGLSGMRERITKVNGTLKYQMREPFGFEITATIPYHHSSLEGNT
- a CDS encoding MarR family transcriptional regulator produces the protein MEELITMAKLLKEASALFTWITREELESKDITWQQVLILEQIVHDPKTIGEISKAVSLSYSTVSGLIDRLERDNIVIRLKDKKDKRLVWVAMSPRFDHANEFAGRQAEMETFEQQTTQMISSLHVLQEMYTTKKRITS